A window of Gemmatimonadota bacterium contains these coding sequences:
- the nrdR gene encoding transcriptional regulator NrdR: MKCPYCGVIEDKVVDSRSSKEGTAIRRRRECLGCERRFTTYEYIEDTPLTVIKSDGRREIFDKNKLIDKIRLSCTKRPISTTQIEEIADRIEDQLVSRGEREIEAKQHIGELVMTELKRLDDVAYVRFASVYRQFKDLSDFEKELRQFER, from the coding sequence ATGAAATGTCCTTATTGTGGCGTGATCGAAGACAAGGTGGTAGATTCCAGATCGAGTAAAGAAGGCACCGCCATTCGACGACGCCGAGAATGCCTGGGGTGTGAACGTCGATTTACGACCTACGAATACATCGAAGACACCCCTCTCACCGTTATCAAATCCGATGGACGGCGCGAAATCTTTGACAAAAATAAACTCATAGACAAAATCCGGCTCTCCTGCACCAAACGTCCAATCTCAACAACTCAGATCGAAGAAATCGCCGACCGAATCGAAGATCAACTCGTGAGCAGAGGCGAACGCGAAATAGAAGCCAAGCAGCACATTGGCGAACTTGTCATGACAGAACTCAAACGCCTCGACGATGTTGCCTACGTGCGCTTTGCCTCTGTGTACCGCCAATTCAAAGACCTCAGCGACTTTGAAAAAGAACTGCGGCAATTTGAAAGGTGA